A window of the Mesotoga prima MesG1.Ag.4.2 genome harbors these coding sequences:
- a CDS encoding sigma-54-dependent transcriptional regulator → MKRKVLVVDDDLAFNGLLGAALEEEGYEVVQVYNLEQTLKQISEEVFDCLILDVRLPDGSGLDIISEAALSSPVIVVSAHGDINTAIDAVKKGAFNFLEKPFDLNHALLEVKRAIEFSEVSRERDSLADLVTTEPSVEIIGKSKNILELKQMIAAIAPKKVTVLLEGESGTGKEVVARSIHQKSGRGKFVPINCGAIPENLFESELFGYEKGSFTGAMNSKPGLIEESHRGTLFLDEISEMPLPMQVKLLRVLETSSSQRLGGTTSRKLDLRVIAATNRDLEVEVSKGNFRSDLYYRLNVVKIKIDPLREKREDIPILIHHFLPRLCEELGMKKPPTIPEDFMNKMKAYDWPGNIRELRNRLLSILAVNGSFEGVSSFAFPEVEQADDQDFRFREVSLDELERRYISWLIDRQNGNKTKAASILQISKSTLYEKLKRWSNLEGNNDTS, encoded by the coding sequence ATGAAGCGCAAAGTCCTTGTGGTTGATGATGATCTGGCCTTTAACGGTCTCCTGGGCGCTGCGCTAGAAGAAGAGGGATACGAAGTAGTTCAGGTCTACAATCTCGAGCAGACGCTGAAGCAGATCTCTGAAGAGGTCTTCGATTGTTTGATACTGGACGTCAGACTTCCCGATGGATCGGGGTTAGACATAATTTCCGAAGCCGCACTCAGTTCGCCGGTGATAGTTGTCTCCGCTCATGGAGACATAAACACTGCAATAGATGCAGTCAAAAAAGGCGCTTTCAATTTTCTAGAGAAGCCCTTTGATCTAAACCATGCGCTTCTCGAAGTTAAGAGGGCAATTGAGTTCTCGGAGGTTTCAAGGGAAAGGGATAGTCTGGCCGACTTGGTGACTACTGAACCCTCCGTAGAGATAATCGGAAAGAGCAAAAATATTCTCGAGCTGAAGCAAATGATCGCAGCAATCGCACCAAAGAAAGTCACGGTGCTTCTTGAGGGAGAAAGCGGCACTGGAAAGGAAGTGGTTGCGAGATCTATACACCAGAAAAGTGGACGAGGAAAGTTTGTCCCCATAAACTGTGGTGCAATACCGGAAAATCTTTTTGAGAGTGAGCTTTTCGGCTACGAAAAGGGCTCCTTCACGGGTGCCATGAATTCAAAACCGGGTTTGATAGAAGAGTCCCACCGCGGAACACTTTTCCTTGACGAAATATCCGAGATGCCCCTTCCAATGCAGGTGAAACTTCTGAGGGTCCTCGAGACATCCTCCAGCCAGAGGCTTGGGGGCACCACATCCCGAAAGCTTGACCTAAGAGTAATCGCAGCCACAAATAGAGATCTTGAGGTAGAAGTTTCGAAAGGAAACTTCAGGAGTGATCTCTACTACAGATTGAACGTCGTGAAGATTAAGATAGATCCGCTAAGAGAAAAACGTGAGGATATCCCGATTCTGATCCATCACTTTTTGCCGAGGCTCTGTGAGGAGCTTGGAATGAAGAAACCACCGACGATTCCAGAGGATTTCATGAATAAGATGAAAGCATATGACTGGCCCGGAAACATTCGAGAGCTTCGAAACAGACTTTTATCAATTCTCGCAGTCAACGGAAGCTTTGAAGGTGTTTCCAGCTTTGCCTTTCCTGAAGTGGAGCAAGCAGATGACCAGGATTTCAGATTCAGAGAGGTCTCCCTAGATGAGCTGGAAAGACGCTACATCAGTTGGTTGATAGACCGACAGAACGGAAACAAAACAAAGGCGGCTTCGATACTCCAGATAAGTAAGAGTACGCTTTACGAGAAACTGAAGAGGTGGAGCAATCTTGAAGGTAATAACGACACATCGTAA
- the ispE gene encoding 4-(cytidine 5'-diphospho)-2-C-methyl-D-erythritol kinase, with amino-acid sequence MVSNSSRLSSVKLRCPAKINLYLAVGKSRSDGFHEISTVFQTIDFYDDLFVKHDTRKLYFKCNTSLRWDKENTLYKVIEQIESEIDRRIEIGLELKKRIPSGAGLGGGSSDAAALLKYLAGLFKIDEERVLRIASNVGSDVPFFLKGGTAIASGRGEILSFPGDVSGYSVELSFPGIEVSTPLAYEFIDEDNPELHLDCEMAEKYYLALKSHDIEAVRRMSYNTFEKSIFDRFPMIRDCHSMLSNKNGGAIKTMMTGSGSAIFSLFEGCKGRYSFVTSEELNEKWCSMV; translated from the coding sequence ATGGTCTCAAATAGTTCTAGATTATCTTCTGTTAAACTGAGATGCCCGGCAAAAATAAACCTTTACCTTGCGGTAGGTAAGAGCAGAAGCGACGGATTCCACGAGATTAGCACTGTCTTCCAGACAATCGATTTCTACGACGATTTGTTCGTAAAGCATGATACAAGGAAGTTATACTTCAAATGCAATACATCTCTCCGCTGGGACAAGGAGAACACTCTTTATAAAGTCATTGAGCAAATAGAGAGTGAGATAGACCGGAGAATAGAAATAGGTCTGGAATTGAAGAAGAGAATCCCCTCGGGCGCAGGACTGGGTGGGGGAAGTTCAGATGCCGCAGCACTCCTGAAGTATTTAGCGGGGCTTTTCAAGATTGATGAAGAGCGAGTCTTGAGAATCGCCTCAAATGTTGGCAGCGACGTACCTTTCTTTCTCAAAGGAGGAACGGCGATAGCTTCAGGAAGGGGAGAGATCTTGAGTTTTCCCGGTGATGTCTCTGGATATTCAGTCGAACTTTCCTTCCCCGGCATTGAGGTCTCAACTCCCCTTGCTTACGAGTTCATAGATGAAGATAACCCCGAACTGCATCTCGATTGTGAAATGGCTGAGAAATACTACCTTGCCCTTAAAAGTCATGACATTGAAGCTGTAAGGCGTATGTCTTACAATACGTTCGAAAAGTCCATCTTTGATCGCTTTCCCATGATAAGAGATTGCCACTCAATGCTCTCTAATAAGAATGGCGGTGCCATTAAGACAATGATGACTGGTTCGGGCTCAGCGATCTTTTCCCTTTTTGAGGGTTGCAAGGGAAGATACAGTTTTGTTACTTCAGAGGAGCTGAATGAGAAATGGTGTTCGATGGTCTGA
- a CDS encoding NUDIX domain-containing protein translates to MEERVLVVDVDCLGELATRNGLLALPLDEIKKKVERFGRFVRRSEAENDESMRQIIPYAVFRNRDEYLLMKRTKKQGEARLHELYSIGVGGHINPEDGRLPWEAFENGFQREIREEVSVKIHSMGYLGILNDLQTEVSRVHIGVVYIAEVDFGGFNEKEKFTGAMAEIKVLSEYRESMETWSQIVLDYLLLN, encoded by the coding sequence TTGGAAGAAAGAGTTCTCGTAGTCGATGTCGACTGTCTGGGAGAGCTGGCAACCCGCAACGGGTTGCTGGCTCTTCCTTTAGATGAGATAAAGAAAAAAGTTGAGAGATTCGGAAGATTTGTACGTCGCTCTGAAGCAGAAAACGATGAATCGATGAGGCAGATCATACCGTACGCGGTTTTCAGGAATCGCGACGAGTATCTTCTCATGAAGAGGACAAAAAAGCAGGGCGAAGCTCGCCTTCATGAACTATATTCGATTGGAGTGGGTGGACACATAAATCCAGAGGATGGAAGGCTTCCATGGGAGGCCTTTGAGAACGGGTTCCAGCGCGAAATCCGCGAAGAAGTATCTGTGAAAATCCACAGCATGGGTTATTTGGGAATCCTAAATGATCTACAGACTGAGGTCAGCAGAGTCCACATTGGTGTAGTTTATATAGCTGAAGTGGATTTCGGCGGCTTCAACGAAAAGGAAAAATTCACTGGTGCAATGGCTGAAATTAAAGTTCTTTCAGAATACAGGGAGAGTATGGAAACATGGTCTCAAATAGTTCTAGATTATCTTCTGTTAAACTGA
- a CDS encoding Rqc2 family fibronectin-binding protein produces the protein MVFDGLILQRVLAEISDVSGQQLRQVYQIGRSEFFFKFSKRGIEISLNPSSPYIIESNRNQNSPSIETPFSLFLRRHINGFFLTKIAQLDMDRITRMDFEGRDAFGERNKYSVIAEFIGPGSNIMVLDEEERILQVFREMISSKRTLARNVKYYPPDSPGKSLRNLSKENITLTLLHSGDTLSRAIMKSFTGFSRATAENIVGFLQIEDVVPSSLREERLDEVAEFLMSLSLDTNGRSLFVIDGTKGAEISPIPLDHKGRCEKVGASEAIRRAIKSSGAETEVDRRKQSIIRKIDKSFKRLFKLIDKLETELSEVENYRDFKKYGELITANLYRLRERRETVELEDWETGETVEISLDSRLTPSENAQLFFKYYSKSLRKEIQLKKRLRVLRDEVNYLDQLKEMVSQAESLEDVREFSSELEEAGIKRKEKIDKKRKKRSQKSGPRVFERNGFKFLVGRNNIENDEITKNASRDDIWFHARGIPGAHVILKKAGKEITPEAILYGSLLAAKYSRGRQSGKVEVAHTEVKNVKKPKGAKPGMVTYRKFESITVDLTKEMVGRN, from the coding sequence ATGGTGTTCGATGGTCTGATTCTCCAGAGAGTCCTGGCTGAAATATCTGATGTCTCTGGTCAGCAACTGAGACAGGTATACCAAATAGGAAGAAGCGAGTTCTTCTTCAAATTCTCGAAAAGGGGAATTGAAATCTCTCTCAATCCATCATCGCCTTATATAATTGAGAGCAACAGAAATCAGAATTCTCCATCGATCGAGACCCCTTTCAGTCTCTTTTTGAGAAGACACATCAACGGCTTCTTTCTGACAAAAATCGCTCAGTTAGACATGGATAGAATAACAAGAATGGATTTTGAAGGTAGAGATGCCTTTGGAGAAAGAAACAAATACTCGGTAATCGCAGAATTCATTGGGCCAGGGTCTAACATCATGGTACTTGACGAGGAGGAAAGAATACTACAGGTATTTAGAGAGATGATCAGCTCAAAGAGAACTCTCGCCAGAAATGTGAAGTATTATCCGCCAGATAGTCCAGGAAAATCTCTTAGAAACCTGTCTAAAGAAAATATTACTCTAACGCTCCTTCACTCAGGAGATACCCTTTCAAGAGCAATAATGAAGTCGTTTACAGGCTTTTCGAGAGCAACCGCAGAGAATATCGTGGGCTTCTTGCAGATTGAAGATGTTGTTCCATCCAGTCTTCGGGAAGAACGTCTTGATGAAGTTGCAGAATTCCTAATGAGCCTTTCTCTGGACACCAACGGAAGATCGCTTTTTGTGATTGACGGGACAAAGGGAGCTGAAATCTCACCCATACCTCTCGATCATAAAGGCCGTTGCGAAAAGGTTGGGGCGTCGGAAGCTATTAGACGCGCAATAAAATCTTCAGGAGCAGAAACAGAGGTTGACAGGAGAAAGCAGTCAATAATAAGGAAGATTGACAAATCGTTCAAACGTCTTTTCAAGTTGATCGATAAGTTAGAAACGGAACTGTCAGAAGTTGAGAATTACAGGGATTTCAAAAAATACGGAGAACTTATTACCGCAAATCTATATAGGCTAAGAGAAAGAAGGGAAACGGTGGAGCTTGAAGACTGGGAGACAGGTGAAACAGTCGAAATCTCTCTGGACAGTAGGCTAACGCCATCGGAAAACGCGCAGCTTTTTTTCAAATATTACAGCAAATCTCTGCGCAAGGAGATTCAACTAAAGAAAAGGTTAAGAGTTTTGCGTGACGAAGTAAACTACCTTGATCAGCTAAAGGAAATGGTCTCACAGGCAGAATCGCTGGAAGACGTTCGGGAGTTCTCTTCTGAACTGGAAGAAGCTGGCATAAAAAGAAAAGAAAAGATAGATAAAAAGAGAAAGAAGAGGTCACAGAAGTCTGGCCCGAGAGTCTTCGAAAGAAACGGGTTTAAATTTCTCGTTGGAAGGAACAACATTGAGAATGATGAAATAACGAAGAACGCCTCAAGGGACGATATCTGGTTCCATGCAAGAGGCATTCCCGGAGCACATGTTATACTTAAAAAAGCTGGAAAAGAGATCACTCCAGAGGCGATTCTTTATGGTTCTCTTCTAGCAGCAAAGTATTCCAGGGGAAGGCAGTCTGGAAAGGTAGAGGTAGCACATACTGAAGTGAAAAACGTAAAAAAGCCAAAAGGAGCTAAACCGGGAATGGTCACATACAGAAAGTTCGAATCGATTACAGTTGATCTTACGAAAGAGATGGTGGGAAGGAATTGA
- a CDS encoding type III PLP-dependent enzyme — translation MHITPEVRKAAREIKTPFLIMDMDYVRNNYFDIVSHVRNVQVFYAVKANSHPRIIETLRDLGSNFDVASRGEIEKLLALGISPERMSFGNTIKKVEDIAYAYSVGIDYYAVDSEMEVEKIAAHAPGSKVYGRIATSGGDCDWPLSRKFGTDVGHVISIMEYADQLGLDAYGVSFHVGSQNYNVNSWDDAIRDASEVFKTLRAKNINLRMLNLGGGMPVKHVREIKSVKSYGDIINRALDKYMSFVPDLELFIEPGRSMVGNSAILVSQVILRSKKGSEDWVYIDAGVFHGLTETIEGFRYEVLTEGKVDDTKISFHLAGPTCDSVDTIYHEIDLPKNIGYGDILYFINAGAYTTEYATNFNGIDAPRVLFVEDFIDAEMPIERDFME, via the coding sequence GTGCACATTACCCCTGAGGTTAGGAAGGCCGCAAGAGAAATAAAGACACCGTTCTTGATAATGGATATGGATTACGTTAGAAACAATTATTTCGACATTGTAAGCCATGTTAGAAATGTCCAGGTGTTTTACGCGGTTAAAGCGAATTCACACCCCAGGATTATCGAGACTCTTCGGGATCTCGGCAGCAATTTCGATGTAGCTTCACGCGGTGAGATTGAGAAGCTTCTGGCATTGGGTATAAGCCCCGAAAGAATGAGTTTTGGAAACACCATCAAGAAAGTCGAAGACATCGCATACGCTTATTCCGTAGGAATAGACTATTATGCTGTCGACTCGGAAATGGAAGTAGAAAAAATAGCGGCTCACGCCCCCGGAAGTAAAGTCTACGGGAGAATCGCAACCAGCGGTGGAGATTGTGATTGGCCGCTTTCGAGAAAGTTTGGAACGGATGTCGGTCATGTGATCTCTATCATGGAATATGCCGATCAGCTTGGCCTCGACGCTTACGGTGTTAGCTTCCATGTTGGTTCTCAAAACTACAACGTAAATAGCTGGGACGATGCAATAAGGGATGCTTCGGAGGTTTTCAAGACTCTTCGTGCCAAGAATATTAACCTGCGCATGTTAAATCTTGGCGGAGGAATGCCCGTAAAGCATGTAAGAGAGATCAAGTCTGTAAAGTCTTATGGCGACATAATAAACAGAGCACTGGACAAATACATGTCTTTTGTTCCTGATCTTGAGCTCTTCATTGAACCAGGCAGGTCCATGGTTGGAAATTCGGCAATTCTCGTCAGTCAGGTGATTCTTCGCAGCAAGAAGGGCAGTGAAGACTGGGTATATATCGACGCCGGTGTCTTTCACGGTCTAACAGAGACAATAGAAGGTTTCAGGTATGAAGTTCTGACCGAAGGAAAAGTTGACGATACTAAGATTTCCTTTCATCTAGCAGGACCCACATGTGATTCGGTAGATACTATTTACCACGAGATAGACCTACCGAAAAACATAGGCTACGGAGACATATTGTACTTCATTAATGCAGGTGCCTACACAACTGAGTATGCTACGAATTTCAATGGTATTGATGCTCCGAGAGTTCTGTTCGTGGAAGACTTCATAGATGCTGAAATGCCTATAGAACGAGACTTCATGGAATAA
- a CDS encoding rhomboid family intramembrane serine protease: MIRFRSATITLIIINVIVYLLVAFMGLFRGPQGISYRDLITVYGGVSRFALSNGLIYTPLTALFLHGNLMHILFNMWALFQLGHVVEGVYGSKWYLLFYFVTGISGSLSAAAFSTAFTIGSSSAIFGLVGILFTLGLKKDTPVVLRSITGYSLLPIILINLFLGFSIPGISNAAHIGGLVVGAIIGWFAKPAYARSARSRRVYTRVKEKTPEEASRDILVKYIPVLNGMKDNRSEERTIRIAQLRSELSSLKDQEIGSKVLWELYKRDLLSQEEFERLRRFL, encoded by the coding sequence TTGATTCGATTTAGAAGTGCAACAATAACCCTGATAATCATAAACGTAATCGTGTATCTTCTTGTCGCGTTTATGGGACTATTCAGAGGTCCGCAAGGAATAAGCTACCGTGATCTTATAACAGTCTATGGAGGCGTAAGCAGATTTGCTCTTTCAAACGGTTTGATATATACTCCTCTAACTGCTCTCTTTCTTCACGGCAATTTAATGCACATTCTTTTCAATATGTGGGCACTTTTCCAGCTCGGTCATGTAGTCGAAGGAGTCTATGGATCAAAGTGGTATCTTCTCTTCTATTTCGTTACTGGAATAAGCGGAAGTCTTAGCGCAGCAGCCTTTTCTACTGCATTCACAATTGGCTCGAGTAGCGCGATTTTTGGCCTGGTTGGAATCCTGTTCACTCTTGGACTGAAAAAAGACACTCCGGTAGTTCTGCGTTCTATCACTGGATACTCTCTGCTACCGATTATCCTGATTAACCTCTTTCTTGGTTTCAGCATTCCCGGAATCAGTAACGCTGCCCACATAGGAGGTCTTGTTGTCGGAGCTATAATAGGCTGGTTTGCCAAGCCGGCATATGCAAGGTCTGCTAGATCTAGAAGAGTCTACACAAGGGTAAAGGAAAAGACTCCAGAAGAAGCCTCGCGAGATATCTTAGTCAAGTATATACCAGTCCTTAACGGCATGAAAGACAATAGATCTGAGGAGAGGACTATTAGAATTGCTCAGCTCAGGAGCGAACTGAGTAGTCTCAAGGACCAGGAGATAGGATCCAAAGTTCTCTGGGAGCTGTATAAAAGGGATCTTCTCTCTCAAGAGGAGTTCGAAAGACTTAGAAGGTTCCTGTGA
- a CDS encoding sensor histidine kinase yields the protein MSKLDGGLFKPGYHYIVGGVVLGTGLIYSFIEGFSLDRVVLIALLSLAALASVYFALVRQLERLVRLVQTGERKSIGELEGQFNQIYGFYRSLSFQIEEERNYYERLYRDYSELLNTLEISVASVDENGNFDLVNDAFTKSFSYGSQQGRYLRIDRFARRTGLIFPLQEGQYEVYSKKLGKRYLVSVVHKQKSGYLLTLTDMTSQWKTKQLLEKTRRYAVDAQTVADLAHGLKQPLANVRLALDLYRRTGKPEYIDTLEKELNAFQGRVGGILQIFRYGEEFDVVDLSEQVMKVATFMSSIFQERKIDFRIISLEKGLVLAQRGRLENVIKNLFMNAVEAGLPSETSIIAKVRASKEYLTLIVADTGKGIDPTNLQKVFKPFFSTKTEGSGLGLYLVHNFCEENDVRLKMRSVKGKGTVFVLTFRRQLDEAQSPCG from the coding sequence TTGTCAAAACTTGACGGAGGCCTTTTCAAACCCGGCTACCATTACATTGTTGGTGGTGTGGTGCTGGGAACTGGGCTTATCTATTCTTTCATTGAAGGGTTCAGTCTTGATCGAGTGGTTTTGATTGCTCTTCTTTCTCTTGCGGCGTTAGCATCCGTCTATTTTGCTCTGGTAAGACAGTTGGAGAGGCTAGTTAGGCTTGTACAAACAGGCGAGAGAAAATCAATCGGTGAACTTGAAGGGCAGTTCAATCAGATTTACGGCTTCTACAGAAGTCTTTCATTTCAAATTGAAGAGGAAAGAAATTATTACGAAAGACTGTACAGGGATTATTCAGAGCTTCTGAACACCCTGGAGATTTCCGTTGCTTCAGTGGACGAGAACGGAAATTTTGATCTCGTCAACGACGCGTTCACAAAGAGCTTCTCTTACGGTAGTCAGCAAGGAAGATATCTCCGGATAGATAGATTTGCAAGAAGGACAGGTTTGATTTTTCCGCTTCAAGAAGGTCAGTATGAAGTCTATAGCAAGAAACTCGGCAAGCGATACCTTGTGTCGGTTGTCCATAAGCAGAAAAGCGGTTATCTGCTAACCCTTACCGATATGACCAGTCAGTGGAAGACAAAACAGCTTCTGGAAAAAACGAGAAGATATGCTGTCGATGCGCAAACAGTAGCCGATCTCGCGCATGGTCTCAAGCAACCGCTGGCAAATGTTAGGCTTGCGCTTGATCTTTACAGGAGAACGGGAAAACCAGAGTACATTGATACACTTGAAAAGGAGCTAAATGCCTTTCAAGGTAGGGTAGGTGGAATCCTACAGATTTTCAGGTATGGAGAGGAATTCGACGTGGTCGATCTTTCTGAGCAGGTTATGAAAGTCGCGACCTTCATGTCCTCGATCTTTCAGGAAAGAAAGATAGATTTTAGAATAATCTCGCTCGAAAAAGGGCTGGTCTTGGCGCAGCGCGGAAGGCTTGAGAATGTTATCAAGAACCTCTTCATGAATGCCGTCGAAGCCGGTCTGCCTTCAGAAACCTCCATTATCGCAAAAGTTAGAGCCTCAAAAGAATACTTGACACTGATCGTTGCCGATACGGGAAAGGGAATCGACCCGACCAATTTGCAGAAAGTATTCAAGCCCTTCTTTTCAACTAAGACCGAGGGATCGGGACTTGGACTGTACCTAGTCCACAATTTCTGCGAGGAAAACGATGTAAGATTGAAAATGAGAAGTGTAAAAGGGAAAGGAACAGTATTTGTATTAACCTTCAGGAGGCAATTAGATGAAGCGCAAAGTCCTTGTGGTTGA
- a CDS encoding CBS domain-containing protein, whose protein sequence is MKVITTHRNPDFDAFASAVAAQKIYPDHMIVFGGQLVPALKRFLSSKSLLLSFYYVNEIRISNLSSLIIVDTSDLKRIPASLQQSIQRNTDVKFYDHHRTSLSETQKGIFKDLGACTTLMCNQLRKKKKEISRNEATLFATAIYRETGNFTHASTRAQDLSTAAWLIDLGARPDDLGIYSGYKLSASQQRLIESLILGLRRTSIRGVEINIASARRDFLPGGLSLVVEKLWSFLGVENLVVLLETNNRVYYTLRSKYMNLDTAELDGVQRNSGGSYTLGYFENCTSAEAEEKIIKNFENNIERLIKVRDIMSSPVRTALAEMKVEDVFKIMQRTGHHTLPVVDQEKLVGIAKYRNTEKAIRHGLAARRIIEVMDRFFVTASVDDSVQAVTDKMIENDTTAILILDGGILSGIVTRTDLLKSTFGRRRIIDPGEKIGDQNYAKFPVEDLIEERVEKRIVTMLRFLGAVGSELNMPTYIVGGFVRDLLLNKKNLDLDIVVEGNANLFAETFKKYFNIKIVEHREFLASSMFFNDGLRIDVATARTEYYKKPAILPEVEMSTIKKDLYRRDFSINAMAIKLNQEDFGILIDFFGSRKDLSKGIIRALHPLSFIEDPTRILRAVRFEQRFGFEIEVRTAELLKQCAAEGYLDRVTGQRLRDELSKAIEEPLPLKALRRLASLGVMEKLFPETEFDRETDIRLQRYFLRRERNALLIGEDRMFYTLLMIILRKSDSKSVEWCIARYGLPKNYLERLNDAIATAGIIVNEKPETPSQFYRSLKTNKPEILNFVNSYLDEQEDLLFLAYLKKLNDTKLSINGNVLKTRYGMREGPEIRDVLDELFCARLDGLTKDKEDEFVREYLKGRGWK, encoded by the coding sequence TTGAAGGTAATAACGACACATCGTAATCCCGATTTCGATGCATTTGCATCCGCTGTTGCTGCGCAGAAGATATATCCCGACCACATGATTGTGTTTGGGGGACAGCTGGTTCCCGCATTGAAACGTTTTCTGTCATCTAAAAGCCTGTTGCTTTCATTTTATTACGTAAATGAGATACGGATTTCCAATCTCTCCTCTTTGATAATCGTTGATACATCTGATCTAAAAAGAATTCCCGCTTCTCTACAACAGTCTATTCAAAGAAATACCGACGTGAAGTTTTACGACCATCACAGGACAAGCTTGAGTGAAACACAAAAAGGAATTTTCAAGGATCTTGGAGCTTGTACCACTCTCATGTGCAATCAACTGAGGAAAAAGAAGAAGGAAATATCCAGAAATGAGGCAACCCTATTTGCGACAGCAATCTACAGGGAAACCGGAAATTTCACTCATGCCTCTACCAGAGCACAAGATCTGAGTACTGCCGCATGGCTTATCGATCTAGGCGCACGGCCGGACGATCTTGGAATCTACTCGGGCTACAAGCTGAGCGCTTCACAACAGAGGCTCATAGAATCACTGATACTGGGTTTGAGAAGGACATCGATCAGAGGGGTAGAGATCAACATCGCATCTGCAAGAAGAGACTTTCTGCCGGGAGGGCTTAGCCTCGTGGTAGAAAAACTCTGGTCCTTTCTTGGCGTAGAGAATCTAGTTGTCCTTCTCGAAACCAACAATCGAGTATATTACACTCTAAGATCGAAATACATGAATCTCGACACTGCCGAGCTCGATGGTGTGCAAAGAAACAGCGGCGGATCATACACACTTGGTTACTTTGAAAACTGCACGTCAGCAGAAGCCGAAGAAAAAATCATAAAAAACTTCGAAAACAACATTGAACGCCTCATTAAAGTAAGAGATATTATGTCTTCACCGGTCAGAACCGCTCTTGCAGAGATGAAGGTTGAAGATGTCTTCAAAATCATGCAGAGAACGGGTCATCACACTCTGCCGGTAGTTGATCAGGAAAAGCTTGTAGGTATAGCCAAATACAGGAATACCGAAAAAGCCATTAGACACGGACTGGCAGCGAGAAGAATAATTGAAGTGATGGACCGTTTCTTTGTGACGGCATCGGTAGACGATTCGGTTCAGGCGGTAACCGATAAGATGATAGAAAACGATACAACTGCAATTCTAATCCTCGACGGTGGTATCCTGAGTGGAATAGTGACACGGACTGATCTCCTGAAGAGCACTTTTGGAAGAAGAAGGATAATCGATCCCGGAGAAAAGATAGGTGATCAGAACTATGCCAAATTCCCCGTAGAAGATTTGATAGAGGAACGCGTCGAAAAACGCATAGTAACCATGCTAAGATTTCTCGGTGCAGTTGGGAGCGAGCTCAACATGCCGACTTACATAGTTGGAGGTTTTGTGAGGGATCTTCTCTTGAACAAAAAAAATCTCGATCTAGACATAGTGGTCGAAGGCAATGCCAATCTCTTTGCAGAGACCTTCAAAAAGTACTTTAACATTAAGATTGTCGAGCACAGGGAATTTCTCGCCAGTTCCATGTTCTTCAACGATGGTCTGAGAATTGACGTTGCAACGGCGAGAACTGAATACTACAAGAAACCAGCGATTCTTCCTGAGGTCGAAATGAGCACGATAAAGAAAGATCTTTACAGGAGAGATTTCTCCATAAATGCCATGGCTATAAAACTGAACCAGGAGGATTTTGGAATTCTGATCGATTTCTTTGGATCGAGAAAGGACCTTTCAAAAGGGATTATAAGAGCACTCCACCCTCTAAGCTTCATCGAGGACCCGACAAGAATCCTCAGAGCCGTAAGATTTGAACAGCGCTTTGGGTTCGAGATAGAAGTGAGAACCGCCGAGCTGCTCAAGCAATGTGCAGCTGAAGGATATCTCGATAGGGTAACAGGGCAGAGACTGAGAGACGAATTGAGCAAGGCAATTGAAGAGCCGCTTCCACTCAAGGCCTTGAGAAGACTTGCCAGCCTTGGTGTTATGGAGAAGCTCTTCCCCGAAACAGAATTTGATAGAGAGACAGACATCAGACTCCAGCGCTATTTCCTTCGAAGAGAGAGAAACGCTTTGTTAATTGGAGAAGATAGGATGTTCTACACACTCTTAATGATAATCCTAAGAAAGAGTGACTCGAAATCCGTTGAATGGTGCATAGCACGTTATGGATTGCCGAAAAACTATCTTGAAAGGCTTAATGATGCGATAGCCACTGCAGGTATAATAGTTAATGAGAAGCCAGAGACTCCTTCTCAATTCTACAGATCTCTGAAGACGAACAAGCCCGAAATACTTAACTTCGTCAACAGTTATCTGGATGAACAGGAGGATTTGTTATTCCTTGCCTATCTGAAGAAACTGAATGACACGAAATTATCAATCAATGGAAATGTACTTAAGACCAGATACGGCATGAGGGAAGGCCCCGAGATAAGAGATGTTCTAGACGAGCTGTTCTGTGCAAGGCTGGACGGTCTTACAAAAGATAAGGAAGATGAGTTTGTCAGGGAATACCTGAAAGGGAGGGGATGGAAATGA